In one Grus americana isolate bGruAme1 chromosome 1, bGruAme1.mat, whole genome shotgun sequence genomic region, the following are encoded:
- the LOC129206069 gene encoding taste receptor type 2 member 40-like, protein MLPPVLITSISIVAIEVVVGVTGNGFIAAVNITNWIKSKRISSADMILIFLSTSRFILQVTILMHIHSLYFADVFKLASVYKAFGAVWMFVNHASLWFSTWLYVLYCVKIINVTQWVLLQIKLRIAGMVPWLLLGSLLISSVTSLPLLWITPSTYLCSSTGNCRENSTAHITDWDSSHLYLLLLYFVGCFFPLVLSVVTSALLITSLWKHTKKMKCYVATFRDPLIDVHLIAIKSIISFLILYLSSFVAQILLIMSTSQSKDAVKVAVSLVVAGAYPSIHSIILIRVNSKLKLAFKMLCQHLKCHLENTMVCLVL, encoded by the coding sequence ATGTTGCCACCAGTTCTTATCACTTCAATAAGTATTGTAGCTATTGAAGTCGTTGTTGGAGTTACTGGAAATGGATTTATTGCAGCTGTTAATATCACTAACTGgatcaaaagcaaaagaatttcCTCTGCCGATATGATCCTGATCTTTCTGAGCACATCAAGATTTATCTTGCAGGTGACCATACTGATGCACATTCATAGTCTCTACTTTGCAGATGTGTTTAAGCTGGCTTCCGTATACAAAGCTTTTGGTGCTGTATGGATGTTTGTAAACCATGCCAGTTTGTGGTTCAGTACCTGGCTCTATGTACTCTACTGCGTAAAAATAATCAATGTCACCCAATGGGTGTTGCTGCAAATCAAGCTCAGAATAGCTGGGATGGTCCCATGGCTGCTTCTAGGATCACTGCTGATCTCCTCTGTGACTTCTCTTCCTTTACTATGGATTACACCCAGCACTTACCTCTGCAGCTCAACGGGGAACTGTAGAGAAAATAGCACAGCACATATCACTGACTGGGACAGTTCGCATCTCTACCTGCTTCTTCTTTACTTTGTaggttgcttttttcctctagtATTATCTGTGGTAACCTCAGCTCTATTAATCACTTCTCTATGGAAACACACAAAGAAGATGAAATGTTATGTAGCTACTTTCAGGGATCCTTTGATAGATGTTCACCTAATTGCCATTAAATCCATTATTTCCTTCTTGATCCTGTATCTTTCCAGTTTTGTAGCTCAAATTCTGTTGATAATGTCAACTTCTCAAAGTAAAGATGCTGTGAAAGTTGCAGTATCCTTAGTTGTAGCTGGGGCATACCCTTCCATACACTCTATCATCCTAATCAGAGTCAATTCGAAACTGAAATTGGCATTCAAGATGCTTTGCCAGCATCTTAAGTGCCATTTGGAAAACACAATGGTATGCCTTGTATTATAG